The following is a genomic window from Melitaea cinxia chromosome 7, ilMelCinx1.1, whole genome shotgun sequence.
aaagttaataaaaaaatcagataAATATAATGATACACCAAGTCCATTATGTAACAGTGTAGGTATGGTAaggtatataataattgtgtttgctcgcaaacgaaaaaaaaaccgacttcaattacatcgacaagtaatacaacgtagatcgacgaaaaaatagtcaagcaactacgcgttatcaaagattactcaaaaagtagtaatcagatctcgataaaatttatatgtgaccatatgataaacaacagctttcgattaaattaaaaattatcaaaatcgatacacccagtaaaaagttattacggattttcgagagtttccctcgatttctctgggatcccatcatcaaatcctggtttccttatcacggtaccaaactagggatatccgctttccaacaaaaaaagaattatcaaaatcggtacatccagtagaaagttatgcggtataatacaacgtaggtcgacgaaaaaagcgtcaagtaaaaacgcattattagatataactcgaaaagcagttgttagatttcaaataaatttaaatgggaccaattggcacacaccacctttcgattaaaacaaaattcgtcgaaatcgctccacccagtcaaaagttctgaagtaacatacataaaaaatacagtcgaatcgagaacctcctcctgttttgaaagtcggttaaataagCAAATACTCCGGAGGCACACTAACAAAGGATAAGGAGTTTATGTCTTTAACCTTGCTTTACTTCGCGACACCTTTTTTAAACCCCGACGCAAAAGgaggggtgttataagtttgacgtgtctgtctgtctgtctgtggctccgtagctcgcgaacggatgaagcgatttcaatttagttttattttttgtatgaaaggtgagttacgggcgagtgtttttagatatgtttgatgaaaatcggTTTAGTCGTTTTAAAGTTGTGGGGGGTGAAAGTGGGGAAGAATAACCGAATTctgcaaatataatctagtggtgtttcaaatgaaagcgcatcacgtgcacattacaaaataatgtgttcaatgaaaatcggttgagccctGAAAAAACTCTGGGGGTAAAAGTGAGGAAAATACCCAAAATCTTCAAATATATGTGGTGGGGAGAAAATGAGGATGGAAATCCGAATGTCAGTAAATTTACTCAAGTACCAAATGAAATAGCATCATatgcactttacaaaattaataataaaaataaatgaaaaacattaaaaaaatcggttgagccgtTTGAAGTTAATGGGGCTAAAAGTGGGGATGGAAAACAGAATGCCTGTGAATGTATCCTAATGTTTTATCAAATGAAAGAGCActgaaaaagaatattaatgacTTAATCGAGTGTTCTTAGTTTCGTTTGATGAGAAAATTGGTGAAAAGCTGTTTTAAAGTAATGGTTATGGTGTCAGAAAATTGGGACATGGAAATACAATTGTCAAGTGAAAGTATCAATtacagtaataccccgactTAAGCCGCAATTATACTTAGCCCGCGCCGCGTGTCGCAACGCGTGGGTAAGCTATCGGTTACATACATTTAGTACTGGAGTGATTACATTAGTCCCGTCCCGCGTGTCGCAGAGCCTGCTGACGCCACGCAGACCGAGCGATTTCGATCGGCGTGGGGTCGGTGGTGGGGGTTCTGACGCGTCAGCCCAGTCGGGTCTAGTGTAATAACGCGTGGGCACGCGCAGACAGCCGAGTGGCGACGTAGAACAGTGGACGTGTGTTTAAAAATGTCAGACGAATTAATTGAAGTCGTTAGAAACtatgaaataatttacaatCAAAAACACAAAGATTATAAAGACCAACTAAAAAGAAATTCGGCGTGGGaggaaatatctttaaaaataaaactaccagGTATGTaactgtattgtttttattttttttaagtaggtaccgacgatattattatgataattgttgctacttcagaatttttttcgaaaataaagTACATAGGTGTTTAGAGTCTCTTGggattatgatgatgattatgatatgATGAATGAAACACACTCTAGTCTATTCTGCCTTGTCTGATCATATCCATTTGCCACGGTACTTGTCCTTCTGGAGAAACAAAGTActctttaaatttttctctAACAGCAATAGCGTCTTGACGGTAATTTCTTCCGACAATTTCAATATTAGCGAGACCGTCTTGAGAACTTTGACTTTCATTAGAATTTAGATAATTTTCTTCAATTTCTTGCGATTTTTCGGTACGCAAATAGTTATGAAGGGCACATGCAGCTTGTACGATTATGTCTGCCATATCCGGTTGTACTTGCATAGGTCCTTGAAAAATGCGAAACCTTGCTCTTAAAATTCCGAAAGCATTTTCTACAGTTCTTCGAGCACGTGATAAACggtaattaaatactttattagaATCATTGTTTACAAGCTTTGCTTTACTGTAGGGCTTTAAAAGGTACGTTTTTAAAGGAAATGCTGCATCAGCCACAATAGTATACGGCATAGGTTCAGAATTTTGATATATTGGAGTATTCTGTGGAACATTCAGTTGGTTCCGTTCGAACATTTTCCCCATCACGGAATTTT
Proteins encoded in this region:
- the LOC123654937 gene encoding protein ALP1-like; its protein translation is MPQPSEERWKEIAKDFQTYWHFPNCLGALDGKHVNIICPINAGSTYYNYKKDHSIVLLALVDAQYKFVMIDVGAYGRNSDGGVYENSVMGKMFERNQLNVPQNTPIYQNSEPMPYTIVADAAFPLKTYLLKPYSKAKLVNNDSNKVFNYRLSRARRTVENAFGILRARFRIFQGPMQVQPDMADIIVQAACALHNYLRTEKSQEIEENYLNSNESQSSQDGLANIEIVGRNYRQDAIAVREKFKEYFVSPEGQVPWQMDMIRQGRID